In the Clavelina lepadiformis chromosome 8, kaClaLepa1.1, whole genome shotgun sequence genome, one interval contains:
- the LOC143469444 gene encoding uncharacterized protein LOC143469444 — protein MSSAPALTAEYLIEIVVDDEECRIKPVSSSALQANDLFQCKYCDEKFKSQRGFEVHQKVKHRGYLGISSEKCSCKAIKSMWVEVCESPDDLTTEAIDYFMNIFATKPNGSELLTTFSIDGISRILHIFGPNADRCKSLEATRKMFDLFLRYIFL, from the exons ATGTCGTCTGCACCAGCACTTACTGCagaatatttaattgaaatcgtTGTCGACGATGAAGAGTGTAGAATCAAGCCTGTATCATCTTCTGCTTTGCAAGCTAATGATCTCTTTCA GTGTAAATActgtgatgaaaaatttaaaagtcagCGAGGTTTTGAAGTTCATCAAAAGGTCAAGCATCGTGGTTATTTAG GCATTTCCTCTGAGAAGTGTTCttgcaaagcaattaaaagTATGTGGGTTGAGGTATGTGAATCACCAGATGATTTGACGACAGAAGCCATTGATTACTTTATGAACATTTTCGCCACCAAACCAAATGGATCTGAGTTGTTGACAACGTTTAGTATAGATGGCATATCTAGAATTCTTCATATTTTTGGCCCGAATGCAGATCGATGCAAATCACTTGAAGCCACAAGGAAAATGTTTGATCTTTTTCTcaggtatatatttttatga
- the LOC143469826 gene encoding uncharacterized protein LOC143469826, with the protein MALWTNQPGYKEFCDENASRAYSTFSEKCRENESNNFTMVLRPRVPFKNLNITNTLAKPYISLHMKNGNSVSKPHPRPQLPKGGKGKMSQRINKGFGVAIDAVSQKFSRKSNARGRNTIKNITSPRSRYRDRVMNSPLTPNNPFNKTPTSRLRRSKRLSSLGCTPASTLACKTPIKRKIRDVNADAFIAHLETVQSGIKKLKANGGKLNTALHHFENQQRNKKSSLRERVAKDVMLIKSAANQNTYESLDADSSSQILGFSRQGLRRSMSKISIKSRKLTSRFATSTSTLTSRIQGKPVYQEVELA; encoded by the exons ATGGCTTTGTGGACTAACCAGCCAGGTTATAAGGAattttgtgatgaaaatgctAGCCGTGCATACTCaactttttctgaaaaatgtcGGGAGAATGAAAGCAATAATTTCACAATGGTTTTGAGGCCCAGAGTTCccttcaaaaatttaaacattacaAATACTCTCGCAAAACCATATATAAGCCTACATATGAAAAACGGAAACAGTGTTTCAAAACCTCATCCAAGACCTCAACTACCAAAAGGAGGAAAAGGGAAAATGAGCCAGAGAATTAATAAAGGATTTGGTGTTGCCATTGATGCTGTTTCACAG AAATTCAGTAGAAAAAGCAATGCAAGAGGCAGAAATACTATAAAAAATATCACATCACCAAGATCGCGTTATCGGGATCGTGTCATGAACTCACCATTAACTCCAAACAATCCATTTAATAAAACTCCAACTTCCAGATTACGAAGATCAAAACGATTGTCATCACTTGG TTGTACTCCTGCTTCAACTTTGGCATGTAAAACTccgataaaaagaaaaataag GGATGTTAATGCTGATGCATTCATTGCACACTTGGAAACAGTGCAATCTGGTATTAAAAAACTCAAAGCAAACGGTGGAAAACTTAACACAGCTCTTCACCATTTTGAAAATCAACAAcgaaataaaaa ATCAAGTCTTCGAGAAAGGGTCGCCAAAGATGTCATGTTAATAAAGTCAGCTGCAAATCAAAATACTTACGAGTCACTGGATGCTGATTCATCTTCACAGATTTTGGGATTCAGTCGTCAGGGCTTACGCAGAAGCATGTCGAAAATCTCCATCAAAAGTCGTAAGCTAACAAGTAGATTTGCAACCTCAACAAGCACGCTTACTTCAAGAATTCAAGGAAAGCCTGTCTATCAGGAAGTTGAGCTAGCATAA
- the LOC143468170 gene encoding retinol dehydrogenase 7-like — protein MLLQLIVVGVLLYTAWCYISRYIQIQQVERRVVFVTGCATGFGNKLAKRLDELGVHVYAGCLTPEFADELNGETSDRVKAFVYDVTKQDTIDNAVNFVRRDLNGEPLWAIVNNAGVPAALVPFDWTQVEEYQTVLDINFMGVVRTTLALLPFLKKGLEGRVVNVSSMNGRLNIMSNPYGISKCALEALSNGLSFELKPFNITVHTLQPSIFKTKISSPDVHQELIESSWDKLSHNMKREYGENYLKEKISSIKSFYEKNTCSDLSKVIRAFEHALFAKYPRNRYVVGWDAKFVLLPLSLLPFSIQFLLIPFMQKAAGLRDVVPQYAVKE, from the coding sequence ATGTTACTGCAGTTGATTGTCGTTGGTGTCTTGCTATACACAGCGTGGTGTTACATCAGCCGATATATACAAATTCAACAGGTTGAAAGACGCGTTGTGTTTGTTACCGGCTGCGCAACCGGCTTTGGAAACAAACTTGCTAAACGTTTGGACGAACTTGGCGTTCATGTATACGCCGGCTGTTTGACGCCGGAATTTGCTGACGAGCTAAATGGAGAAACCAGTGATCGCGTGAAAGCGTTTGTATACGATGTAACCAAGCAAGATACAATAGATAACGCTGTGAATTTTGTAAGAAGAGACCTGAATGGGGAACCACTATGGGCCATTGTAAATAACGCCGGTGTACCAGCTGCCTTGGTGCCGTTTGACTGGACTCAAGTTGAAGAATACCAGACGGTACTGGATATAAATTTTATGGGAGTTGTCCGAACCACTTTGGCTCTGCTACCATTCCTGAAAAAAGGTTTGGAAGGAAGGGTTGTGAATGTGTCCAGTATGAATGGTCGGCTTAACATTATGTCCAATCCATATGGAATTTCCAAGTGCGCCCTTGAAGCATTGTCAAATGGCTTGAGTTTTGAATTGAAACCATTCAATATCACTGTCCACACCTTACAACCCAGCATTTTtaagacaaaaatttcaagtCCAGACGTTCACCAAGAACTAATTGAATCCAGCTGGGATAAGTTGTCTCATAACATGAAGCGGGAATATGGTGAAAACTATTTAAAAGAGAAAATATCTAGTATCAAATCATTTTATGAGAAGAACACCTGTTCTGATTTGTCTAAGGTTATCAGAGCTTTTGAACATgctctttttgcaaaatatccAAGGAATCGTTATGTAGTCGGATGGGATGCAAAATTTGTCCTTCTACCTCTTTCGTTGCTTCCGTTTTCAATCCAGTTTCTGTTGATTCCATTTATGCAAAAAGCAGCTGGCTTGAGGGATGTTGTACCGCAGTATGCAGTAAAAGAATGA